The sequence below is a genomic window from Streptosporangium lutulentum.
CGGCCTCGCGCTCTGCGACGCCGTCGACCATCCCTTCCCCCGCTTGGAGAACCGCCACGAAGACCAGATTTCCGACCTGCTCGACAAAACCCGTCAGGCGGAGAAAGACGCTTGATCCCCGTCTTCACCGACAGGGATTCCATACACACCCCGAGGCGCGCATGAGGTTCGCGGTCCGCCGATCCGGACAACCCCCGCACATCTCCCCGTACCGCCACAGCGGGCTCTGCCGCAGTAGCGGCGAGGCCGGACGGACCGAGCGGACGCCGCGTAGAGAACGGCTCCGCGGGTGCTGACCGAACGGGAAGCGCGCCGCTACTCGGCGCCGAAGGCGGGGATCGATCCCGATCCCGGCAAGTCCTGGATGCGGCGCGCGCTGCCGGTGCTGCTGGCGCACAAGGGCATCTTCGCGACCTCGCTCATCCTGTCGTTCGCCGGGCTCGTCCTGCAGGTGCAGATACCCTCGCTGATCCAGCAGGCCATCGACCACTCGATCGTCGCCCACGAGCGCCCCCTGGAGGGCTACGTCTGGCCGATCATCGCATGCGCGGTGGCGGCCACCCTGGCGGCCTTCATCTCCCGATGGTTCCTGCTGCGCACCGCCTACGCGCTCGAGTACGACCTGCGCAACATCATGTACGAGCGGCTGACCCTGCTCTCGGCCTCCTTCTACGACCGGTCGCAGACCGGACAGCTCATCTCGCGGGCCAACTCCGACATCAGGGCGCTGCAGCGCTATCTCGTCTTCGCCCCCGCGGTCTTCGTGCAGTGCGGCGTCGCCTTCGTGGCGTTCGGCTACATGCTGTCCATCGACGTGCCGCTGGCCTTCGTCGCGATGGTCACAACGCCGTTCGTCTACATCCTCGCGGTCAGGATGCGCAGGGTCATGTTCCCGGTGTCGTGGCTGATCCAGGCGCGGCTCGCCGACGTGGCGACCATAGTCGACGAGAACATCAACGGCGCCCGGGTGGTCAAGTCCTTCGCCGCCGAGCAGAACCAGCTCTTCTCACTGGCCAAGGCGGCCGACAGGGTGCGCTGGGGCTACACCAAGGACGCCGACCTGCGCGCCCGCTGGACGCCGTCCGTGCAGAACCTGCCCCGGGTCGGGCTGGCCCTGGTGCTGCTGTTCGGCGGCTACATGGTGATCCAGGGCCGGATCGAGGTCGGCGCGATCCTCGCGTTCAACTCCTACCTGCTGATGGTGCAGGCCCCGTTCCAGCAGCTCGGCATGGTGATCATGCTCGGGCAGCGAGCCGCCGCCTCGGCCGGGCGGGTCTACGACATCATCGACGAGCAGCCGGAGATCGTGGACGCTCCGGGCACCCCGGATCTCGTGGTCGGCTCCAGCGAGATCGTCTTCGACTCGGTGGACTTCGCCTACGGCGACGGCCCGCCCGTGCTGCGCGACTTCAGCATGAGCCTGCGTCCCGGCGAGACGGTGGCCCTGGTGGGCCGCACGGGCTCCGGCAAGAGCACGGTGGCCAGGTTGCTGGCCCGGTTCTACGACGTGGACGCCGGCGCGATCCTGATCGACGGGCAGGACGTCCGGCAGGTCAGCACCGGCAGCCTGCGCCGCGCCGTCGGGGTGGTCTTCGAGGAGCCGTTCCTCTTCTCGATCTCCGTGGCCGACAACATCGCGTACGGCCTCCCCGACGCGCCCCGGAACGAGATCGAGGCCGCGGCCACCGCGGCCGGCGCCGACCGATTCATCCGCGACCTCGAGGACGGCTATGACACGGTCATCGGGGAGCGCGGCTACACGCTGTCGGGCGGCCAGCGGCAACGGGTGGCGATCGCCCGGGCACTGCTGCCCAACCCGCCCGTCATGATCCTCGACGACGCGACCAGCGCCATCGACGTCGACACCGAGCAGCGCATCCACCACGCCCTGCACGGTCTGCTGGCCGGCCGCACCACGCTGGTGATCGCCCATCGGCTGTCGACGATAACCCTGGCCGACCGGGTGGTGCTGCTCGAGGACGGCGCGGCCGTCGCGGAGGGCAGCCACGAGGACCTGATGGCCACCAACCCGCTGTACCGGGAGGTACTGGATGAGGTGACGGACAAGGAGATCGAGGATGACATGGCCGACATGAGTGGGGCGCCGCGGGCCCAGGAGCCTGCCGGCGGCCAGATCGAGGTGCGGCCATGACCATGATGGGCGGGGGCTCGGTGTTCGGAGGCGCGGGCAACGCCCCCGGCCTGCCGTTCGCCGGGGTGCCCCAGGAGATGCAGGCCGGCGTCGACGCCCTCATCGCCGACGAACCGCAACACCTCACCGAACCGGTGGTCTTCAGCCATCGGCGCGGTGAGCGGGATCGGCGTCCGCTGACCCTGCGCAGGCTGCTCGCCCGGCACAAGCGCAGCCTGGTCGCCGCGCTCGCGCTGGTCGCCGTCGAGTCCGCCACTCTGCAGGCGGGGCCGAAGCTCACCCAGGTCGGCATCGACGACGGCATCCTCAAGCACAGCATGACCGTCGTGGTGACGGTGGCGCTGATCTACCTGGCCTCGGTGGGGCTCACCGGGCTGGCCTCGGCCGCCCGGGTCAGGGTCACCGGCAGGCTGGCCGCCTGGGTGATGCACGACCTGCGAATCACCGTCTTCACCCACCTGCAGCGCCTGTCGATGGGTTTCTTCACCGCTGAGAAGGCCGGCGTCCTGATGACCAGGATGACCAGCGACGTCGAGAACCTCCAGCAGCTCGTACAGGACGGCCTGGCGCAGTTCGCGATCCAGGGCCTCACCATGGTCGTGGTGACCGCGGTGCTGTTCGGCTACAACGTCAAGCTGGCACTGATCACGGTGGTCGTCATCGTGCCCGTGCTCACGGCGCTGTCCCTGTGGTTCCGGCACGCCTCCAACATCGGCTACTCCCGGGCCCGCGACGGCATCTCCGCGACCCTCGCCGACCTGTCCGAGTCGCTGCACGGCATCTCCCAGGTGCGGGCGAGCGACCGCCGGAGCCGCAACATCCTCGCCCACCGCAAGGTGGTCGGCCAGTACCGCGACGCCAACGACGACACCGCGCTGATCAACGGCATCTACGGGCCGAGCACCCAGCTCGTCGGCTTCCTCGGCCAGGCGATGATCCTCGCCGTCAGCGGCCACATGGTGCTGCGCCACGAGCTGACCGTCGGCGAGCTGATCGCGTTCTCGCTCTACCTGAACTCGTTCTTCGCGCCCATCCAGCAGCTCGTACAGCTCTACAACGTCTACCAGCAGGGTCAGTCGTCGGTGACCAAGCTGCGGGAGCTGCTGGACACCGAGCCGACCGTCGCCGAGTCGCCGGACGCCGCGGAACTGCCGCCCGTCCGCGGCGAGCTCCTCTTCGAGGACGTCGGCTTCGGCTACCTCGAAGACCGGCCGGTGCTGTCGGGGGTGAACCTGAGGGTCCGGGCCGGCGAGACGATCGCGCTGGTCGGGCCGACCGGCGCGGGCAAGTCCACGCTGGCCCGGCTGATCGTCCGCTTCTACGACCCGACCGGCGGGCGGGTGCTGATCGACGGCCACGACCTGCGCGACCTGAGCATCACCTCGCTGCGCCGCCAGCTCGGCGTCGTCCCGCAGGAGCCGTTCCTGTTCGGCGGGACCATCCGCGACAACGTCTCCTTCGGCCGGCCGGAGGCGACCGACGAGGAGGTCTGGGAGGCGATCCGGGCGACCGGGCTGGAGAGCCTGGTCGAGCGGATGCCGGAGGGCATCGACACGGTGGTGCACGAGCGGGGCCAGTCGCTGTCCTCCGGAGAGCGCCAGCTGCTGGCGCTCGCGCGCGCCTTCCTGGTGCGCCCGCGGGTGCTGGTGCTGGACGAGGCCACCTCCAACCTGGACCTGCAGTCGGAGAGCCGCATCGAGGCGGCGCTGGACGCACTGCTCGAAGGCCGCACCGCCGTCCTCGTGGCGCACCGCCTGTCCACGGCCATGAAGGCCGACCGCATCGCGGTGGTGGACGACGGGAGGGTCATCGAGGTGGGCGGTCACGACGAGCTGGTCGCGGCGGGGGGCCGGTACGCGGACATGTTCGCCACCTGGTCGCGGCACGGCGGGGCGCCGCACGAGCCCTGACGCGACCGCCCCCGACCGGCACGGCACCTGGCGGCGCCTCCGCACCCGTCATGCTCGATGTGCGGCACGGTTGCCGTCCTCATCCCGGGCCGGTCGGGCGTCACCTGCTGTAATTCTTCCCGGGGGGCTTACCGGGGACCGGCTTGGCGATGAGAGCGACAGGAATGAAGAAGAGGATCTGACTGATCGCCAGGGTGAGCGTCCACAGCGCCTTGTCGTCGTAGTGGGCGGATGCCTTGGCGTACAACTCGTCGGGGACGCGCTCCCCGGACTGGTTCGGGGTGAGGACGGCCTCCACGAGCTCCAGCGCGACCCGTTCGGCGTCGGTGAAGTAGGGCGCGTCCTGCCAGGACGCCACGGCGGTGATGCGTTCCTCCGTCTCCCCGGCCTTGCGGAGGAGGCCGGTTTGCCGGACGGTGTGGTACGTGCTGCCGGCGATCTGCCCGGCGCGCAGTTGCACCAGGTTGACGGTGGCCTGCGGAATCGAACCGTTCAGGGTGGCCTTGAGCATGGCTCCGGCGATCTGCGCCAGCTCGGGGAAAAACGTGGTGGGGTCGGGCAGACGCGACCGGAGGTTGTCGTGCTCGGTTGTCATGGGCGTGGACATGGCGAGGTTTCCCTTCTTGATCTCTGCGGTGGTCTTGGGGCTTGCGCCCTGGGGGATCGGTCTTCCATCACGAGGTGACCGGCCGCGGGGACGATCACGCGTTCCGGCACGGGCGTGGCGGCGATCCGCATCCCGGCCGGAGGCCGCCGGGCTTTCCCGCGTGCTTTCCCGAGTGCTGGACGGTGTCTCGGTGGTCCGACGAGACGACCGCCGAGAACGTGAGGCGACGCGTCGATCGTCATGCCGCGACGGCCGGGTGAGTGAGCCTGTCTCCACGGATCACCACCAGTGGTGGACCAGGTTCACGGCAAGTGCGGCCACCGAGGTGACGAGGAATCCGGCCCAGTTCACGAGCGTGCGGGAACCCACCCGCAGGTGCGCGAGGAGCGCGCCGATGAAGTACAGCACGAGGCCGGAGGCGGCGAGTGTCCCCAGCATCGGTATGGCGAACCCGCCCAGCAGCCCCAACGAGCCCGCCGCCAGCAACATGCCCAGCACCGGTGCCCACGACCGCGGCAAGCGCTTCATGTCCAGCTGAGCCTTGGGGAATTCGTGGCCGATCAGGTAGACGACGGCGGCGCTGCCGTTCAGTACCGAGGCGAAGATGGTGACCGTGACATAGACGGCGAACATGAGTCCTCCCTGGTGATCGTTCGCTTCAAGGACTTCCGTCGAGAAAGCCGGCCGGTGCGTCGTCGACCGCTGCGCGACTTCGGCAGGCGGCGTGAGGTACGACGGCCACCTGAGCGTGTGCGAGGGGACGGTGCGCGCGTGGGCATGGCGAGGTCCCCCTTCTCGATCTCAGCGGTGTTCGAGCCTTGCGGCCCGGTGTCCCAGTAGTCCGACGAAACAGCCACGGGGAATGTCAGGCGACGCGCCGGCCTCGCGAAATCCGGTGCGCTGTCTCGTCGAACCGATGAGGACGGCTGCGACGGAGAGCCGTCGACGCCATGCCCCCATCCGGACCTGAGCGCGATCACGAGCGAGCGGCGCCAGCTGACCGATCTCGCGTGCCGGCCGGATGGGCTCTTCGAGAAGAACGGATCGGGCGCGGCGAGGGCGCGGATCGCACCCCCGGGGCCATGTGACTTTTGTCAGCCCGAGGGCACGACAACATTCACTAACGCCGCGAGCTGCGCGTTTCTAATGTTGAGGACATGGAAGCGATCAGCGTTGAGGGCGTGGCCAAGAGCTACGGGGACGTGCGGGCCGTCGAGTCGTTGAGTTTGCGGGTGCCCGCCGGACAGGTCGTGGCGGTGCTCGGGTCGAACGGGGCCGGGAAGAGCACCACGGTCGGCATGATGCTCGGCCTCATCAAGCCCGACGCGGGGCGGGTCGAGGTGTTCGGGAAGACCCCGGCCGAGGCCGCCGCCGCCGGGTTCGTCGGCGCGATGCTCCAGAACGGCGAACTGGTCCCGAACCTGACCGTCCGGGAGGTCGTCGGGTTCGTGCGGAACCTGTACTCCGACCCGATGCCGCTGGACGAGGTGCTGAAGCTGGCCGGGCTGACCGACCTGGCCAAGCGGCGCACCGGGCGGCTGTCGGGCGGGCAGGCGCAGCGCGTGCGGTTCGCGATGGCGATCGCGGGCGCGCCGAGGGTGCTGGTGCTGGACGAGCCGACGGCCGCGCTGGACGTGGAGTCGCGGCGGGCGTTCTGGGCGGGGATGCGCGCCTACGCGGCGGGCGGGCGGACGATCCTGTTCGCCACCCACTACCTGGAGGAGGCCGACGAGAACGCCGACCGGGTGGTCGTCGTCGCGCGTGGCCGGATCGTCGCCGACGGGACGCCCGCCGAGATCAAGCAGCGGGCCGGGGGCCGGGCGGTCCGGTTCACGCTGGGCGACCAGCCCGCCGCCGGGCTGGAACGGCTGCCGGAGGTGACCGCCGTGGAGGTCAACGGCGAGGTCGCCACGTTGCACACCGCCGACCCCGACACCGTGGTCGCCGCCCTCTACGGCACGGGCCTGACGGTCCGCGACCTGGAGATCACCACCCCCGCGCTCGAGGACGCCTTCCTCTCCCTGACCGCCGCGAACCTCTGAAAGGCCCCGTCATGCTGAACTACCTCCGTCTCGAACTGCTCCAGGTGCTGCGCGACCGGCACTACCTGTTCTTCACGCTGGCCGTCCCGGTCGGCTTCTACCTCCTGTGGTCGAACATCTTCACCGGTGACCGGCCCGACCCCATCACCGGGCTGGCGGCCCCGGTGGACATCATGGTCTCGATGGCCTCCTACGGCGCGCTCGGCGCGACGCTGATGACCACGGGCGTACGGCTGGCCGCCGAACGACGCAGCGGATGGCTGCGGCAGTTGCGGGTGACGCCGTTGAAGCCCGGCATGGTGATCGTGGTGAAGACCCTCGCCGCCATGTCGCTGGGGCTGCCCGCCGTGGTCCTGGTCGGGCTGGCGTCGGTGGTGACGCAGGGCGTGCGGCTGGACCCCGTGCAGTGGATCGTGATCACGGCGCTGCTGTGGGTGGGGACGCTGCCGTTCGCGGCGCTCGGCACGCTGATCGGGTCGTTGGTCGGGCCGGACGCCGCCCAGCCGATCACCATCGGGGCCTACTTCGCGCTGGCGATCGGCGGCGGGATGTGGATGCCGCTGTCGGTGCTGCCGCAGTTCATCCGGAACATCGCCGGGGGACTGCCCTCCACCCGGTTCGCCGAGCTGGGCCGGGCCGTGGCCGCCGGGCACGCGCCGTCGGTGACCGCCGGGCTCGTGCTGGCCGCCTGGACGCTGGGGCTGGGCGCGCTGGCGGTCGTCGCCTACCGGCGCGCTAGCATGACGGCCTGATGAACCGACTCTTCCGGGGCGACGTAGAAGGCCCCGAGCTGCTGCAACGGGCCTTCTGGATGTCGTTCGGGCTGCTGTTCATGGCCCCGGTCGTGGTGGCGGTGGCCCACTACGAGGGAACCCGGCGCTGGCTGGGCGTCGCGGCCCTGGTGGTGTTCACGCTGATGTACTACGCGGCGACGTTCGTGCGGTGGAACTGGGAAGACCCGTTCACGGTGCGGTCGTTGGCGGTGCAGGGGGCGTTCGCGCTGCTGGCGGCGGGCCTGCCGCTGCTGTTCGGGCTCGACTGGCTGGGTCTGCCGATCTACCTGGCGTTCGTGCTGGCGATGTCGCTGCCGCTGCGGTGGACCGTCTTCGGGGTGCTGGGGTCGGCGGCGGTGATCGCCGGGGACGGCGTGCTGCTCGGGGCTCCGGCCCCGATGATCGGCGGGTTCGCGCTGGTGTTGCTGGCGTTCGGGATGATGATGGTCGCGCTCCGGCACGCGCGGACGCTGGTGGCGCAGTTGCGCGAGGCGCGCGGCGAGGTCGCCCGGCTCGCCGCCGCCGACGAGCGATTGCGCATCGCCCGCGACCTGCACGACCTGCTCGGCCACAGCCTGTCGCTGATCGTGCTGAAGAGCGAGCTGGCGCGGCGGCTGGCCGACCGTGACCCGGCCCGCGCCGTCACCGAGATCGGCGACATCGAGTCGGTGGCGCGGTCCTCGCTGGCGGACGTGCGCGAGGCGATCTCCGGCTACCGGCGGCGCGACCTGGGCGAGGAGCTGGACGGCGCGCGGGCGGTCCTGGCGGCGGCCGGAGTCGACACGACGGTCCGGATGGCGGGCGTGCCCCTGCCGGAGGCGGCCGACGGCGTGTTCGGCTGGGTGGTGCGAGAGTCGGTCACCAACGTCATCCGCCACGCCCGTGCCTCCCACTGCGTCGTCGAGGTGGGACGCGACGGCGACGAGGCGGTCCTGGAGGTTCGCGACAACGGCCGGATCAAGGGGAAACACGTTCCGGGCAACGGCCTGAACGGCCTGTCCGAGCGCGTCGCGGCCGAGGGCGGCACGATGGAGTCCGGTCCGCTGCCGGGCGGCGGCTTCCGGGTCGTGGTCCGCGTTCCCGTAGGGTCTGCCTCATGATCAGGGTCATGCTGGCGGAAGACCAGAACATGGTGCGGGGCGCGCTGGCGGCATTGCTCGGGCTGGAGGAGGACCTGGAGGTCGTCGCGGAGGCGGCGAGCGGCGACGAGGCGGTCCTCGTCGCCGAACGGGTACGGCCCGACGTGGCGTTGCTGGACATCGAGATGCCCGGCAAGGACGGGCTGACCGCCGCCGCCGAGATCCGGGCGGCGGTGCCCGGGTGCCGGGTGATGATCCTGACGACGTTCGGGCGACCGGGCTACCTGCGGCGGGCCATGGAGGCGGGCGCGTCGGCGTTCCTGATCAAGGACGGACCGGCGCAGGAACTGGCGGCGGCGATCCGGCGGGTCGTGGCCGGGGAGCGCGTCATCGACCCGGTGCTGGCGGCAACCGCGTTGAGCGCCGGACCCAACCCGCTGTCGCCGCGCGAACGGGACGTGCTGGCGGCCGGAGCGGACGGGTTCACGATCGCCGACATCGC
It includes:
- a CDS encoding response regulator transcription factor gives rise to the protein MIRVMLAEDQNMVRGALAALLGLEEDLEVVAEAASGDEAVLVAERVRPDVALLDIEMPGKDGLTAAAEIRAAVPGCRVMILTTFGRPGYLRRAMEAGASAFLIKDGPAQELAAAIRRVVAGERVIDPVLAATALSAGPNPLSPRERDVLAAGADGFTIADIAARLHLSEGTVRNYLSSAIQKVGVRNRIEAAKTAERNGWL
- a CDS encoding carboxymuconolactone decarboxylase family protein, whose product is MSTPMTTEHDNLRSRLPDPTTFFPELAQIAGAMLKATLNGSIPQATVNLVQLRAGQIAGSTYHTVRQTGLLRKAGETEERITAVASWQDAPYFTDAERVALELVEAVLTPNQSGERVPDELYAKASAHYDDKALWTLTLAISQILFFIPVALIAKPVPGKPPGKNYSR
- a CDS encoding DoxX family protein is translated as MFAVYVTVTIFASVLNGSAAVVYLIGHEFPKAQLDMKRLPRSWAPVLGMLLAAGSLGLLGGFAIPMLGTLAASGLVLYFIGALLAHLRVGSRTLVNWAGFLVTSVAALAVNLVHHWW
- a CDS encoding ABC transporter ATP-binding protein encodes the protein MLTEREARRYSAPKAGIDPDPGKSWMRRALPVLLAHKGIFATSLILSFAGLVLQVQIPSLIQQAIDHSIVAHERPLEGYVWPIIACAVAATLAAFISRWFLLRTAYALEYDLRNIMYERLTLLSASFYDRSQTGQLISRANSDIRALQRYLVFAPAVFVQCGVAFVAFGYMLSIDVPLAFVAMVTTPFVYILAVRMRRVMFPVSWLIQARLADVATIVDENINGARVVKSFAAEQNQLFSLAKAADRVRWGYTKDADLRARWTPSVQNLPRVGLALVLLFGGYMVIQGRIEVGAILAFNSYLLMVQAPFQQLGMVIMLGQRAAASAGRVYDIIDEQPEIVDAPGTPDLVVGSSEIVFDSVDFAYGDGPPVLRDFSMSLRPGETVALVGRTGSGKSTVARLLARFYDVDAGAILIDGQDVRQVSTGSLRRAVGVVFEEPFLFSISVADNIAYGLPDAPRNEIEAAATAAGADRFIRDLEDGYDTVIGERGYTLSGGQRQRVAIARALLPNPPVMILDDATSAIDVDTEQRIHHALHGLLAGRTTLVIAHRLSTITLADRVVLLEDGAAVAEGSHEDLMATNPLYREVLDEVTDKEIEDDMADMSGAPRAQEPAGGQIEVRP
- a CDS encoding sensor histidine kinase yields the protein MNRLFRGDVEGPELLQRAFWMSFGLLFMAPVVVAVAHYEGTRRWLGVAALVVFTLMYYAATFVRWNWEDPFTVRSLAVQGAFALLAAGLPLLFGLDWLGLPIYLAFVLAMSLPLRWTVFGVLGSAAVIAGDGVLLGAPAPMIGGFALVLLAFGMMMVALRHARTLVAQLREARGEVARLAAADERLRIARDLHDLLGHSLSLIVLKSELARRLADRDPARAVTEIGDIESVARSSLADVREAISGYRRRDLGEELDGARAVLAAAGVDTTVRMAGVPLPEAADGVFGWVVRESVTNVIRHARASHCVVEVGRDGDEAVLEVRDNGRIKGKHVPGNGLNGLSERVAAEGGTMESGPLPGGGFRVVVRVPVGSAS
- a CDS encoding ABC transporter ATP-binding protein, with amino-acid sequence MEAISVEGVAKSYGDVRAVESLSLRVPAGQVVAVLGSNGAGKSTTVGMMLGLIKPDAGRVEVFGKTPAEAAAAGFVGAMLQNGELVPNLTVREVVGFVRNLYSDPMPLDEVLKLAGLTDLAKRRTGRLSGGQAQRVRFAMAIAGAPRVLVLDEPTAALDVESRRAFWAGMRAYAAGGRTILFATHYLEEADENADRVVVVARGRIVADGTPAEIKQRAGGRAVRFTLGDQPAAGLERLPEVTAVEVNGEVATLHTADPDTVVAALYGTGLTVRDLEITTPALEDAFLSLTAANL
- a CDS encoding ABC transporter permease, which gives rise to MLNYLRLELLQVLRDRHYLFFTLAVPVGFYLLWSNIFTGDRPDPITGLAAPVDIMVSMASYGALGATLMTTGVRLAAERRSGWLRQLRVTPLKPGMVIVVKTLAAMSLGLPAVVLVGLASVVTQGVRLDPVQWIVITALLWVGTLPFAALGTLIGSLVGPDAAQPITIGAYFALAIGGGMWMPLSVLPQFIRNIAGGLPSTRFAELGRAVAAGHAPSVTAGLVLAAWTLGLGALAVVAYRRASMTA
- a CDS encoding ABC transporter ATP-binding protein, whose product is MTMMGGGSVFGGAGNAPGLPFAGVPQEMQAGVDALIADEPQHLTEPVVFSHRRGERDRRPLTLRRLLARHKRSLVAALALVAVESATLQAGPKLTQVGIDDGILKHSMTVVVTVALIYLASVGLTGLASAARVRVTGRLAAWVMHDLRITVFTHLQRLSMGFFTAEKAGVLMTRMTSDVENLQQLVQDGLAQFAIQGLTMVVVTAVLFGYNVKLALITVVVIVPVLTALSLWFRHASNIGYSRARDGISATLADLSESLHGISQVRASDRRSRNILAHRKVVGQYRDANDDTALINGIYGPSTQLVGFLGQAMILAVSGHMVLRHELTVGELIAFSLYLNSFFAPIQQLVQLYNVYQQGQSSVTKLRELLDTEPTVAESPDAAELPPVRGELLFEDVGFGYLEDRPVLSGVNLRVRAGETIALVGPTGAGKSTLARLIVRFYDPTGGRVLIDGHDLRDLSITSLRRQLGVVPQEPFLFGGTIRDNVSFGRPEATDEEVWEAIRATGLESLVERMPEGIDTVVHERGQSLSSGERQLLALARAFLVRPRVLVLDEATSNLDLQSESRIEAALDALLEGRTAVLVAHRLSTAMKADRIAVVDDGRVIEVGGHDELVAAGGRYADMFATWSRHGGAPHEP